From Ptychodera flava strain L36383 chromosome 2, AS_Pfla_20210202, whole genome shotgun sequence, the proteins below share one genomic window:
- the LOC139122840 gene encoding GSK3-beta interaction protein-like gives MSDGEEQCRLMAVEAEAAVQEVSFAVKSVEISETLPKKDEVVYLNLLTKEDEKYCVELSLKGFRVVGRSFNENGDTSNNEYFETIYALLDQVSPGYRLSFGEALVDKLAMLQQQTENKEDEELK, from the exons ATGTCTGACGGCGAGGAGCAGTGCAGGCTGATGGCAGTTGAAGCCGAAGCAGCGGTTCAAGAAGTCTCGTTCGCCGTCAAGTCCGTGGAGATCTCCGAGACGTTGCCGAAAAAAGATGAAGTTGTGTACCTCAACTTACTGACAAAGGAGGATGAGAAGTACTGTGTTGAGCTGTCTTTGAAAGGCTTTCGG GTGGTTGGAAGAAGTTTCAATGAGAATGGAGACACTTCAAACAATGAGTATTTTGAAACCATATATGCCTTGTTGGATCAAGTCAGCCCGGGGTATCGGCTGTCCTTTGGAGAAGCCCTAGTGGATAAACTTGCCATGCTACAACAGCAAACAGAGAATAAAGAAGACGAAGagttgaaatga